Proteins encoded together in one Prosthecobacter debontii window:
- a CDS encoding response regulator transcription factor, protein MMTVLLIEDDESFRTTLALALRRRGCEVLQAANAAEALHLLEQAPTTEGIVLDMRLGQDNGNALIPELRRLSPQARLIILTGYGSIPNAIEAVRLGADDYLLKPAGADQVLAALRGHAAESPRPGAGDLPSLARLEWEHIQRVLSDCQGNISHTAEALGIDRRTLQRKLMKMPPEV, encoded by the coding sequence ATGATGACCGTCCTGCTGATCGAAGATGACGAGAGCTTTCGCACCACACTGGCCCTGGCGCTGCGTCGGCGCGGCTGCGAGGTCCTCCAGGCGGCGAATGCCGCCGAAGCACTCCATCTCCTCGAACAAGCCCCCACGACCGAGGGCATCGTTCTCGACATGCGGTTAGGTCAAGACAATGGCAACGCTTTGATCCCCGAGCTGCGGCGTCTGTCGCCTCAAGCGCGACTGATCATCCTTACCGGCTACGGCAGCATCCCGAATGCCATCGAGGCCGTGCGGCTGGGGGCGGATGATTACCTGCTCAAGCCCGCCGGGGCGGATCAGGTGCTGGCGGCGCTGCGCGGGCACGCGGCGGAGTCTCCCCGCCCAGGCGCTGGGGACCTCCCCAGCCTCGCTCGCCTGGAGTGGGAGCACATCCAGCGTGTGCTGAGTGATTGCCAGGGAAACATCTCCCACACCGCCGAAGCCCTGGGCATTGATCGCCGCACCCTTCAGCGCAAGCTCATGAAGATGCCACCCGAGGTGTGA
- a CDS encoding c-type cytochrome, producing MDFPSYYLDHVAGGRLIIGLIASLHVLINHPLAVGAYPILTFMEWWAHKHGRKDIDELAYKITFIVFIVTTTVGAMTGVGIWLSTSLFAPFAIGSLLRVFFWGWFMEWLVFISEVALIMAWFLTWKKADTPEKKRRHIKIGLALSIMSWLTMALIVAVLGFMMKPGEWSQTRAFWDAMTNPLYLPQLGFRTFFALMTGAVFVWFAYFFFTRHKEHGPRLRKWLVYRLSHVVLVSLVMTLLFGNWYWQNVPEAMKANSSVALLTQEFMSWHSQFASLLGWTLGAFLIIAIAGLSFSSLVPRWALLIPSFMGIWLLGHFERAREFMRKPWVIGDYLYSNGIHKDELAFLQSEGLLKHATYVKHREVTEANKIECGQDIFMLACSRCHSTTGLNGVIEKLEIMYGADKAWDDSAMLAFIQGMHQTRTFMPPFPGNEREAQALVAYLQHLRTTREPLQGAQSVGITGAPLSSH from the coding sequence ATGGACTTTCCCTCATACTATCTGGATCATGTGGCGGGTGGCAGGTTGATCATCGGCCTCATCGCCTCCCTGCATGTGCTGATCAATCACCCCCTGGCCGTCGGGGCCTATCCCATCCTCACCTTCATGGAATGGTGGGCGCATAAGCACGGGCGAAAGGATATCGATGAACTGGCTTACAAGATCACCTTCATCGTGTTCATCGTCACCACCACGGTCGGTGCCATGACCGGCGTAGGCATCTGGCTTTCCACCTCCCTGTTTGCCCCCTTTGCCATCGGCAGTCTGCTGCGTGTGTTCTTCTGGGGCTGGTTCATGGAGTGGCTGGTCTTCATCAGCGAGGTGGCTTTGATCATGGCGTGGTTCCTGACCTGGAAAAAGGCGGACACGCCGGAAAAGAAACGCCGTCATATCAAAATTGGTTTGGCGCTCAGCATCATGTCCTGGCTGACCATGGCCCTCATCGTGGCCGTGCTCGGGTTCATGATGAAACCTGGCGAGTGGAGCCAAACCCGCGCCTTCTGGGATGCGATGACCAACCCGCTCTACCTGCCTCAGCTCGGCTTCCGCACCTTCTTCGCCCTCATGACCGGGGCCGTGTTTGTCTGGTTTGCCTACTTCTTCTTCACTCGGCACAAGGAGCATGGCCCGCGCCTGCGGAAATGGCTGGTGTATCGCCTTTCTCACGTCGTCCTGGTCAGTCTGGTGATGACCCTCCTGTTTGGAAACTGGTATTGGCAAAATGTGCCGGAGGCGATGAAGGCCAACAGCTCCGTGGCCTTGCTGACCCAGGAGTTCATGAGTTGGCACAGCCAGTTCGCTTCTTTGTTAGGCTGGACCCTGGGGGCCTTTCTCATCATCGCCATCGCCGGGCTCTCCTTCTCCTCCCTGGTGCCGCGTTGGGCCCTGCTCATCCCCAGCTTCATGGGCATCTGGCTGCTAGGACATTTCGAGCGAGCACGCGAGTTCATGCGCAAGCCCTGGGTCATCGGGGACTATCTTTACTCCAACGGCATTCACAAAGACGAACTGGCCTTTCTGCAAAGCGAGGGTCTGCTGAAACATGCGACCTATGTGAAGCACCGCGAGGTGACGGAGGCGAACAAGATCGAATGCGGGCAGGACATCTTCATGCTCGCCTGCTCCCGCTGTCACAGCACCACGGGGCTGAATGGCGTGATCGAGAAACTGGAGATCATGTATGGCGCGGACAAGGCCTGGGATGACTCCGCCATGCTCGCCTTCATCCAAGGCATGCACCAGACCCGCACCTTCATGCCTCCCTTT